GCTGGCGCTTGAGCCTTATCGGCTGATCGTTCCCCGTGGGATGCCGGGCGAGGATTGGTCGGCGCTGCTGTCCAGCCAACCCTTCATCCGCTACGACCGCTCTTCCTTCGGCGGCAGGCAAGTCGATCGCTTCCTGCGGCAGATGCATTTCACACTGCGTGAGGTGTGCGAGCTGGATGAACTGGACGCGATCATCAAGCTCGTCGAGAAAGGCGTCGGTGTCGCCCTGGCGCCGCAGACCTCAGCCCATCAACCATGGCCCAAGGGCGTGCGGGCACTCGACCTCGGGGCGCACACGTTTCATCGTGATATCGGCCTGATCCACCGGTCGCGACAGAGCCTGGCAGACCCCGTCGCGATCCTGGCCGAACTGGTCATCGAGCAGGCCGGCGGCGGGATCTAATAACCCACGGCGAAGCTGACCAACCCCTTGCCCGGCAAATCCGCCACCGCCACACGCAGATGCCGGGGCCAACGGGAGGGTTCGTAACACCGCGCCCCATCAAGCTGGTGCCCGAGGCGTATCGGACGGCGACTCACCAAACAGTGCCCGGTAATGGGCGGCGAAGTGACTCAGGTGGAAAAAACCCATCGCCACGGCGATCTCGCTGACATTCAGTGCGGCCGCACGGGTGCTGATCAACCGTCGACGCACGGCGTTGAGCCGCAGGTTGCGCAGGTACTCCACCGGACGCATACCGGTGACGGCCTGGAAGCTGTTCTGCAGGGTCCGGCGGCTCACGCGCAGTTGCTCGCACAGGTCCAGGATGCTCAACGGTACTTCGGTGCTGGCCATGACCATTTCCTGGCAGCGCTTGACCAGGTAGGCATTGACGGCAACGTTGCCGCGACGTCCACGCGCCTCGTCCGAGGCGTGGCAGAACAGATCGAGGAACGCATTGAGCAGCACGTCTTCGAGGATTTTTTCCATGACCGGATTGACCGCGTCCGCTTGTTCCAAAAGGTGACGAAACAGCGGTTGGATCTGCTGCTGGACCCTCGACAGCACCGCTTCATCCACGCTGATTTGCGAAACGCTCTTCAAGCGCTTGAGCTGCTGGTCCGGCAATTCATACGCCGCCAGCTTGGCGAAACGCACCGTGTCGACGTTGGCCGCGAAGAAGTGCGTGCCTTCCGGGGCGTGCAAGACAAAATCCTCGCCATCGCGCAACAGCACGACACTATGGGCGCCGACCTGGTGCCCCTGGACCACCGGCGCGTTGCCCAGCGACAGGGCAATGCACAAGCGCCCTTTCGGCGCGCTGCCGCGTTGCACCACGCGCTTGTCCAGCACCTCCTGGAAGATCTGGAAGCGCTCGGCGCACACCTGCCGCAATTCGCTGGACAGGCAGCCACGGCCCAGTTGGTCGTAGACCTGCTGCCAGCCCAGGATCGAACCGGCGTGCTGCTGGGGATCATGGAAAGTACGGACTTCGGCAAACATGATCGTTGTTCCTCGGTGGAGCTGTGCTTATTGTCCGATGCTGATATCCAAAGAAATCGATTAACCCGTGGCGAGGGAGCTTGCTCCCGCTGGGCTGCGAAACAGACCCCTTTCTGTGAGCGCTTCGCACTCAAGCGGGAGCGAGCTCCCTCGCCACGGGCTCATCGCGTCCTTGAGAGAATTGTTCTTATCGCTGGAAAAACAAAGCCAGTTCCATGCCAAGCATGTGCAAGCGGTATTCAGCGGTCTTGATGTCCAACGGTGCCAATAACGACCCGGAAAGCACCACCTGCCCCGCCTCAACGCATTGCCCGTCCGCCAGCAATCGCCGGACCAACCAACACAGGTTCGCCACCGGCGTGTCCTCGCGCGCCAGGACGTTTCCTTCGCCGCACGCCGCCCCGTCGCATTCCAACCGATAATTCACCTGGGACAATTGATCAGGAGTGAACCTCACCCGTAGCCCCAGGCAATAAAGCCCCGCGGCGGCATTGTCGGCGAGAAACGCCCCGACGCCGAAACGCCAGCCCTGCCACCGGCAATCGGCAATTTCGAATGCCGGCGCGATCTCGGAGATGGCGGCGAGAATATCCTCATCGCTATAGAAACCCGGCACCAGCGCGCGCCCCAGGACAAACGCCAGTTCGATTTCCAGCTTCGGCTGGATCAACCGTGCAAGCGGCACCGTACCGCCGGGCTGCAAGGCCATGGCGTCGGTCAACGCGCCCAACACTGGTTCGTCAATGCCAAAACGCTCCTGCGCCGCGCGGCCGGCAAAGGCGACTTTCCACCCCGTCAACCGGTCGCCAACGGCCTGGCGCCGGCGCAATGCCTCGCGCTGCAAGGCATAACCCGCCGACACGTCGTAAGCCTCTGGCGCCAACGACGGTAACGGGTGTGCGGTCCGCCCGGCGTCATGAAGCCGCACCAATAGATCGTCTTCGCGCCTCATGACAATTGCTCCGCCAACTTGCGCAAGACACCGTCGAGCCTCTCCGGCGTGGTGATCGCCGCGACAAACCGATCCGGCCGCACTACCACGATGCAATCACGCACCTTGGTAAACCACTCGCCCAGGCGATTGTCGACGTCTTCGATGCAGATGGCGCCGCTGGCCGACAAGGGTTGGTTGCGCCCCACACCGCTGCGCGAGCGATTGATCTGGATGAAGCGCGTACCCCAGCGCGCCCAGTAGGCGGCGGTGTCTTCACCCAGGTGCGCCGCGGGATTGACCCGATAACCGAGCACCGCGTACGAGTGTCCCAGCACTTCGTCCAGATGCCGGCGCTGTCCCTGGGCGTCTTCCACGGCCGGCTGGATGAACAGTTGCCCGACCAGATCATCCTCGTGCAGCTCGGCACGCTCGTGATAGACCAGACCCTTGGTGATGGTCGCCTTGGGTTTGAATTTGAATTCGAGCAAGTGCGAGCGAAGGTTGTCGACGCTGTTCACGGCCTGGAACAGCCAGTCCCGCACGCCGGCCATCAGCGGGTTGGTCAGCCCCAACACCGCGCCCATGTTGTCGGCCAGCGCAATGAGATCCGTGGCATGGCCGCGACGCTCCTGGTCGTAGCTGCCGAGGATCGACGGCGACGCCCGGCGCTGGAGAATCGCCGCCAGCTTCCACGCCACGTTGACCACGTCCCGCAGCCCCGAATTGAGCCCCTGCCCGGCCCACGGCGGGGAGATGTGCGCCGCGTCGCCCACCAAGGCCACGCGACCTTCGACGAAACGCGCCGCCACCCGGGAATTGTGGGTGTAGGCGCGGATCCGAATGATTTCCAATTGATCGACCGCATCGCCGATGTGGCCCCGGATCAACGTGCGGATCGTCGTCTCTTCGCACATGAGGACCTCGTCCTCGCCTTCCAGCAGCATGAACTCCCAGCGCCGCTGCTGGTACGGCAAATAGATGCAGACGAAAGGCCGCTGGGGATCGGCGTGCAAGGCCGTATAAGGCGCATCCAGGGTGTCGTTGGCGGTGTCGACCACCACCCATTTGCGCGGATGGGTCAGCCCCAGCAGCTCGATGCCGAGTTTCTTGCGCACGCTGGAACGCCCGCCGTCGGCGCCGATCACATACTGCGCCTGCAGCTGATACAGCTCACCCTGGGCATCGCGCACCTGCAAGGTCACGCCCTGCTCGTCCTGTTCCAGCTCAAGCATTTCATGGCCTTGGCGCAACTCGACACCCGAATGCCTGCCCAACTGCTCGCGCAAAGTCCCTTCAAGCAACTGCTGCATGAAGATGTTGCGCATCGGCCAGCCGTAGTGGGCCGTGCTCGGCTTGACCTCGGCAAAGCACACACCGCGTGCGTTGTAGTAACGCAGCGGCACGTTGCAGATCATGTCCCGCGCAGCCAGCTCCGCGATGCCGATGCCTTGCAGCACGCGCAGCGCTTCGTCGTCCATGCCCACCGCCCGGGGATACGGCAGGATGCCCTCGGCCAATTCGAGGACGATGCAGTCGATGCCGTACAGCCCCATGTAATGCGCCGCCGTGATCCCGTTCGGGCCGCCGCCCACGATGACGACCTGGGTTTTGTCCTGCTTCATCGCTATCCACCGCTTTATTGTTGTAATTGCAAGAGTTGGCCGCGCAGGTAATCCGCGACGACCTGGTTGAACACTTCGCTCTGGTCGTCATGAACATAATGGCTGGCGTCGGCGATTTCCGCTGTCTGCACCTGCGCATTGGCCTCCCGCATCGCCTCCAGGGTTGCCGATGGGAGAAAATCCGAACGCGTGCCACGAATGAACAGCGTCGGGCAATCCAGCGCCCGCACCGCTGGCCACAAGTCAGTCGGCGTAATGCTCAGGCGCGCCTCGGCGATGCCTTTCTGGTCGTGACGCCATACGATGCCTTCCGGCGTTTGCTTCATGGAATAGGTCAACCGCGACGCCAGGCCGTCGTCCGACAAGCCCGGTCGCGATTGCCGCCAGAATTGCGCGGCGCTGTCCCAGTCTGGAAAGACCAGCGGCGTCTGGCTCATCTCCCGGCGGATGCGCTCGGCGCCCTCGCCGCGGATCGACGAGCCGGGGCCGATGTCCTCGATCACCAACGCATGCAGCCGTCCGGGATTGAGCCGGGCGTATTCCAGGGCGTTGGTGCCGCCGAGGGAATGCCCCACCAGGACAAAACGCTCCAGCCCCAGGTGCGCGACCCAGTCTTCCAGGTCGCTCACATAGGCGTCGGTGCGATAGCTGGAAGCCTCGGCCCAATCACTCTGGCCACGGCCGCGCTGGTCCAGGGCGAGGCAGCAATAACGCTCGCCCAGCGCATCGGCCAGGGGCGCCCAGGTCTGGGCATAGGAACGCAGCCCGTGCAGCAGCAAGACCGGAACGCCGGATGGGTTGCCCCAGCGCAGGTAATGCAGGCGCATCCCCGATCGGTTGGTGAAAAACTGGCTGTTTTCGGACATTGGTCATTCCCCTCGATCAGCGCGCCTCAGTACAGGCCGTCATTGCCCTTGACGTCCGCCGCCTGCAAGCCGCCCAGGCGCGCGTGCAACCGCCCACGCGTGGCGAAGGCCCAGATGATGACCAATTCGTCCGCCGCCGGACCGTCGCCGAACGACAACGAAATGCTGTCGTAGTGGGAACGGACATACAGCGCGTCCTTGTGGGCCAGCGGCACGTCGATGGTCACGCCAGGCCCGCCACGCTTGCCGGTGGACGGCACCCAGGACTTGCCGCCGCCCAGCGCAACCCGGATCGGATCCGCCGCCGGGTTGGTCAGCAACGCATTGCCATGCTCGTATTCGCCCTGGCTACCCACCAGGCACGCTTTGCCGTAGCTGACGATCTCGCGCTGCCCAGCCATTACCCGAATGCGTCGGCCAAACTCCTGGCCCAACAACGGCGAAGGCTCGACCAGCTCCGCCAGGCTTTCGCTGAAGCGTCCGGCATACGGGTTGGCGATCACCGCACCAATGGCGTACTTGAACAGCGGCTCGCCATCGGCCAACTGGCCGGTTTCGTTGGCCAGGGTTTCCTCGACGAAGCTGTACCATTTGCGGATGTGATAGCTGGCGAAATTCGCGGTTTTCATAACAGAAGCCTCATTCAAAGTGGATCGAGATCGAAATGCCGGCTGGGGGCGCCAGCGGCCTTGAAGCGAGCCTTGCCGCGCGCGTCGTCGTGTTCGGACTCGAGGAAGAATTCCATGCGGTTGCCATCGGGGTCGTTGAAATACACCCCGTTGCCGATCTCGTGATCGGTGATCTTCACCACCTCGACGCCCTTGCTCAGCAACATGCCGTAGAGCTTGCGCAAGGTGGTCATGTCCCCGGCGATCTCCAGCCCGTAGTGCTGCAACCCCAGGCCGCCCTGGTGGGCGCCGGGTTCTGCGCGGATCAAGGCGATGTCGTGGTGCTTGGCACCGAACGCCATCATGATCCAGCTTTCACCCCGGGCGCTTTCATGCATGCCCAGCACGTCGGCGTACCAACGTGCCGACACTTCAGGGTCGCTGACGAACAGCGACAGATGAGTACGAACGACTTCGACTTTCATCGCGCGGTACCTCAGTTCTTCTTGACAATGGATTGATGCCCGGACTTGATCTGCGCCACGGCGGGCGTCCAGAGCACATCAGCGATTTCGCTGAATTCACGCCACTGCTTCTGCCAGCCGTCGCCGCCGTTCTCGGAAGTGAACAGGTGGCCGTACTTGGTGCCGGCGACAATCTGCCGAGGATTGGCCGGGTTCAAGGCAATCGCCCAGACACACGAGTTGGGCTGCTGCGGCAGCGGCAGCACTTCCCAACTGATGGCAGCGTCCCTGGACACCAGGACTTTGCTGGTGGTGCCCGGGGTGCCGTCGGAGATGCTCAGGTAGAGGGTGTCTTCGCTGCCCAACGGCGCGTTCATGGCCCGTACGTAATACAGGCCGAAGGTTTCCCGGGCGATAATGCCGGTCCAGGTCTGGCCTTCGTCGAGGCTGCGGTAGACCGCGTTGACGCACACCACCACGATGACTTTTTGCCCGTGGTTGGGCAGCACCAGGATGTTGTGCACGTCCGAATTGAAGTCCCACAGCAAGCGGTCATCGACACGGGTCCAGCTATCGCCTCCGTCGCGACTGTGGAACAACCCACCCTCTTCCAGGCCGAACCAGAGCTGGTTGCGATCCGTCGGGTCGTAGGCGAAGGCCAGCAAGCGCGGCCGGCTGACGCCGTCGCAGAACTCCGGGATCTCCACCGGGGCACGATCCCAGCTTTCGCCGCCGTCGAGGGTGCGCCACAGCACGGCGCGGGAAGGCGCGCCGGTGCCGACAAAAATGCGCTGGGCATCCTGGGGATCCACCGCGACTTTCCAGACGGTCTGCCCGTTGAATGGCGAACCCACCTGCTGCCAATGGCCGCCGGTATCGCGGCTGACGCACAGGCCGATATCGGTGCCGGCATAGATCACTTCAGGCGTATCGGGATGGACACTCAGGGACCGGGTGATCGCATCGAATTCCAGGTCCTGGCCCAGACCCAGGCGATGCCAGGTGCGGCCATCGTCGGCACTGCGGATGATCGCCTGCCCCACGGTGGCGACCAAAAGGGTTCCGTTACTCATCACGGGTTGCTCCTCAAATGAAGATGCCGCGGGTCAAGCCGCCATCGATGCCAATGGACTCCCCGGTCACGGCGCCGGCCTTGGGGGATGCGAGGAAGCCGATCAGCCAACCCATTTCGATGGGCGCCAGGGTGCGCCGGATCGGCGTCGCGTCGATGTAGCCCTGCTCCACCTGCGCGGGCGTCTTGCCCTGCTTGACGCCTTCGCGTTCATACAACTCCTGGATGTGCGGGGTGTCGACCACGCCGGGGTGGATCAGGTTGACGGTGATGCCGGCGGGGCCGAGTTGATCGGAGAGGGTCTTGGTCATGTGGGCGATGGCCAGGTTGCGCATGCCCGAGAGGACCTTGCTGCCGCGCCCGGTCAGGCCACCGATGTTGATGATCCGTCCGAAGCCACCAGCCTTCATGTGCGGGGTCACGGCCTTGGCGCAGCGGAAATAGCCGATCACTTTGGTGTTGAGGTCCGAGAGCAATTCATCATCGCCGGCATGTTCGATGTCGTTGCGCACCACACCTGACGGGGCGGCGGCGCCGTTGACCAGAATGTCGATGCGACCGAAGTGCTGGTGAGCGGCCTCGACCATGTCGGACACCGCCGTCATCTGGTTGGTGTCACAGAACAGCGGCAATACCTCGTTGCCGGTTTGCGCAGTGATTTCCTCGGCGGCCTGCTGGAGGTATTCCATGCGCCGCGCGCAGATCACCACCTTGCAGCCTTCCTGGGACAGGAAGCGCGCGACTTCCTTGCCGATGCCCATGCCACCGCCGGTGACGATCGCGACGCGGCCCTTCAATTCCAGATCCATAGCAGTTCCTCTTGTGATTATTCGGTTCAGGCCAGATCGACGAAGACACTTTTGGTTTCGGTGTAGGCATCGATCACGTTCTTGCTCATTTCCCGCCCCCAGCCGGATTGCTTGTAGCCACCGAATGGCGAAGCCGGGTCGACGACGTTCCAGCAGTTGATCCACACCGAGCCGGCCTTCAACTGCGCGGCCACGCGGTGGGCGGAACGCAAGTCACGGGTCCACAGGCCGGCGGCCAGGCCGTAAGGCGAATCGTTGGCGCGCAGCACCAGTTCGTCGATGTCGGTCCAGCTCATGACGGTCAGCACCGGGCCGAAGATTTCTTCCCGGGCGACACAGGCGCGCTCGGCGCGGTCGAGAAATACGCTGGGGCGGATAAAGTGGCCGCGTTCAAGGTGGGCCGGTCGGTCGCCGCCGCAAATCAGCTCCGCGCCTTCCTCCTGGCCCCGCTGCAAGTAGCCGCGCACCGTGCCCAGTTGCCGGGCCGAGACCAGCGGGCCCATGCTGCTGGCTTGATCCAGGCCGGGCCCGAGCACATGGGCGGCCGCATGGCGCTGGAGTTCTTCAAGTACTTGGTCGAGAACGCTGGCATGCACATACAGGCGTGATCCGGCGGTGCAGACCTGGCCCTGGTTGTAGAAGATGCCATCGGCGGCACCCTTGGCGGCGCGGACGATGTCGGCGTCCGGCAGGATGATGTTGGGGGACTTGCCGCCCAACTCCAGCGAGACCTTCTTCATGTTGCCAGTGGCCGCCTGGGCGATCAGCCGGCCCACCTGGGTCGAACCGGTGAAGGCGATCTTGTCCACGTCCGGATGCTGGGCCAGCGGTGCGCCGGTCTGGGCGCCGAGGCCGGTGAGCAGGTTGACTACCCCGGCCGGGAAACCCGCAGCCTCGATCAATTGCACCAGGCGAATCGCGACCAGCGGCGTCTGTTCGGCGGGTTTGAGCACCGCGACACAACCGGTCGCCAGCGCCGGGCCGAGCTTCCACACGCACATGGTCAGCGGGAAATTCCACGGCACGATCAGCGCGCAGACGCCCACCGGCTCGCGCAAGGTGTAGTTGAGCATCGGTGCGCCGCTGGCGGGCGATACGGGCAACGTGCTGCCTTCGATCTTGGTCGGCCAGCCGGCGAAGTAGCGAATGATGTTGGCGGCGCTGGCCGCTTCGCCCCGGGCTGTCGCGATCGGCTTGCCGTTTTCCAGGGTGATCAGTTGCGCCAGTTCTTCGCGATGCTGGTCGAGCAGTTCCGCCAGGCGAAACAACAGCACCCCACGCTGGGCCGGCGAATGCTGCGCCCAGGCACCGGTGAAGGCCACACGGGCGGCGGCGACAGCGGCATCCACGTCACGCTCTCCGCCAGCGGCCACCTCGGTCAGGGTGTCTTCAGTGGCCGGGTTTTCCACGGCAAACCGGCGACCATCGGCCGCGTCCTGCCACGTGCCGCCGATAAACAGGCGCCCGGGTTGCGACAGGAACTGCTCGACCGCAGGTAACAGTTGAATCTGATTCATATCCCCTCCATCACAGCGCCATTTCAATCAGGCAAGGACCACCGTCGGCCTTGGCGTTGGCCAAGGCGCGCTGCAACTCGCCGTTGGTGTGCACGGTGCTGGCCGGCAAGCCGTAGCCTCTCGCCAGGGCTTTCCAATCAATGCGTGGGCGATCCAGCACCGTCAGGCTCAGGGCTTCGGGGCCCAACTCGGTCATGCCGAAGCGGCGCAGTTCGTTCTGCAAGATGGCGTAGCGGTGGTTGGCCGCGATCAGGATCACCACCGGCAATTGCTCCCGGGCGATGCTCCACAAAGTCTGGATGGTGTATTGCGCACTGCCGTCCGATTGCAGGCAGAACACCTTATTGCCACGCTCGGCCATCGCGGCGCCAAAGCCCACCGGGATGCCCTGGCCGATGGCCCCGCCGGTGTTGGTCAAGACCCGATGGCGCGCGGCTTGGGCCGAGGCGGTGAAGAACGGGTAGCCGCACGTCCCGCCTTCCACCGAAACGATGCTGTCGTCCGGCAACGAGGCGGCCAGTACCTGCCCTACCGACTGCGGCGTCAGTTCAGCCTCGGCGGCAGGCAATTCAATGCCCATCGACGTGGGCACATGGGCCGGCGCCTCAAGCGCATCGGCCAACGCGGTGAGCGCCCCGGCCACGTCGTCTCCCACCTCGGCCAAACACAGCAGGCGATCACGCTCGGCCAGCCGGGAGGCAATGCCTTCGTAGCCGAAATAGCTGATGGGTTCGGGGACGCCGGCGCACACCACCGCGTCGTATTGGTCGAGGATCTCGATGGCCACTTCGGGGAAGTACGGCAGGCGATCCAGGTCCGGCAGGCCGCCACCGCGATAACTCATGCGCGGGAAGGTCTCGGCGAACATCCGCACGCCCGCCAACTGGGCCAGGCGCCCCGCCGCTTCCAGGCCTGCGACGGACAAGCCTTGGTCGCCGACGATAAATACCAGGCGCCGGCCATCACGCAGGGCCTGGGCGACCGCCTCGATCCGGTCACCGGCAAAGCGCCGGATCGGCGCCTGCAACGCTGTGAACGCGCTTTCGTGTTGCACGGCATTGGCTTGCAGGTCCATGGGCAGGATCAGGCTGGCGATCTGGCCCTTGGCTTGCCAGGCCGCACGCACCGCCTCTTGCAAATCCTCCCCGACGGCAGAGGCCGTGCGCGAAGTACGTACCCAGCCGGAAACACTGCCCGCCAGCGCCTGGATATCACTGGCCAGCGGCGGATCGTAGTTGACGTGCCAGGACGCGTGATCGCCGATGACATTGACAATCGGGGTGTTGGCGCGACGGGCGTTGTGCAGGTTGGCAATGCCATTGGCGAAGCCTGGCCCCAGGTGCGTCAGGGTCATCGCCGGCTTGCCGGCAATGCGCCCGTAGCCGTCGGCGGCGCCGGTGCAGACCCCCTCGAACAACGACAACACCGGCTTGAGAGCTGGCGCGCTGGCCATGGCCGCCACCAGGGGAATTTCGGTCGTCCCGGGATTGGCGAAGCAGTATTCGATACCGCTCGCCACCGCCGCCTTCACTATCAGTTGCGCACCATTCATTTCCAGCCCTCTTCATCGAGCGTTTGCAATGGCTGAGATTTATCACATAGAGAAATCGACAAAACAAGCTATTTTTTACTATTAAACTCGTATTTTGAGATTTTTGTGGATTTATGATGTGTTTATCCCAAGCGATTAACTTGCATTTCTCAGATCTTCAGTTACCGTGACAGCGCGCTACAGACCGACCCTGCGGGCTTTTCATCATCGATGGGTCTACCTATAGTGCTCACCCAAACGGCCACCCACGCGCCACTCCACCCTTTAGGAGCGAAATGAGCAGCCTGAGCAAGATGCTGAGCGTCCTGGACCTCTTCGGCCCGGATCGACTGAAGATCGACCCCGACACCATTGCCGAGCGCATGGGCCTGTCCCGGGCGACCGTGTACCGCTACGTGAAGGACTTGTGTGACGCTGGCCTGCTGGTGCGAGTGGATGCCGGCAGCTACGGCCTGGGGCCGCGGATCATCGAGCTCGACTGGATGATGCGGCAGTACGATCCGATCCTCGTCGCCGGCCGCGAGCTGATGCACGAGCTGTCCGAACGAACCGGCCTGGCGGTGTTCGCCAGCGTTTTCTATGACGGCCACATCATCAACACCTACATCGCCGAGCCCGACGACACCTACCAGTTCTCGTTCGGCCGCGGCCATCCGTTGCCGTTCTTTCGCGGCGCGCAGTCCAAGGTGTTGATCGCATTCCAGAAAGGTCGCCGCTTGCAGCGCCTGTTCGAAGAACACCTGGCCAACGAGCCCGACAATCCCTATGACTGGCCGGGTTTTTCCAAGGCGACGAAAAAAATCCGCAAGGACGGCTATTGCCTGA
This genomic interval from Pseudomonas alvandae contains the following:
- a CDS encoding SDR family NAD(P)-dependent oxidoreductase; its protein translation is MDLELKGRVAIVTGGGMGIGKEVARFLSQEGCKVVICARRMEYLQQAAEEITAQTGNEVLPLFCDTNQMTAVSDMVEAAHQHFGRIDILVNGAAAPSGVVRNDIEHAGDDELLSDLNTKVIGYFRCAKAVTPHMKAGGFGRIINIGGLTGRGSKVLSGMRNLAIAHMTKTLSDQLGPAGITVNLIHPGVVDTPHIQELYEREGVKQGKTPAQVEQGYIDATPIRRTLAPIEMGWLIGFLASPKAGAVTGESIGIDGGLTRGIFI
- a CDS encoding amino acid synthesis family protein; its protein translation is MKTANFASYHIRKWYSFVEETLANETGQLADGEPLFKYAIGAVIANPYAGRFSESLAELVEPSPLLGQEFGRRIRVMAGQREIVSYGKACLVGSQGEYEHGNALLTNPAADPIRVALGGGKSWVPSTGKRGGPGVTIDVPLAHKDALYVRSHYDSISLSFGDGPAADELVIIWAFATRGRLHARLGGLQAADVKGNDGLY
- a CDS encoding YCF48-related protein, with the translated sequence MSNGTLLVATVGQAIIRSADDGRTWHRLGLGQDLEFDAITRSLSVHPDTPEVIYAGTDIGLCVSRDTGGHWQQVGSPFNGQTVWKVAVDPQDAQRIFVGTGAPSRAVLWRTLDGGESWDRAPVEIPEFCDGVSRPRLLAFAYDPTDRNQLWFGLEEGGLFHSRDGGDSWTRVDDRLLWDFNSDVHNILVLPNHGQKVIVVVCVNAVYRSLDEGQTWTGIIARETFGLYYVRAMNAPLGSEDTLYLSISDGTPGTTSKVLVSRDAAISWEVLPLPQQPNSCVWAIALNPANPRQIVAGTKYGHLFTSENGGDGWQKQWREFSEIADVLWTPAVAQIKSGHQSIVKKN
- a CDS encoding VOC family protein; translated protein: MKVEVVRTHLSLFVSDPEVSARWYADVLGMHESARGESWIMMAFGAKHHDIALIRAEPGAHQGGLGLQHYGLEIAGDMTTLRKLYGMLLSKGVEVVKITDHEIGNGVYFNDPDGNRMEFFLESEHDDARGKARFKAAGAPSRHFDLDPL
- a CDS encoding helix-turn-helix domain-containing protein, with translation MFAEVRTFHDPQQHAGSILGWQQVYDQLGRGCLSSELRQVCAERFQIFQEVLDKRVVQRGSAPKGRLCIALSLGNAPVVQGHQVGAHSVVLLRDGEDFVLHAPEGTHFFAANVDTVRFAKLAAYELPDQQLKRLKSVSQISVDEAVLSRVQQQIQPLFRHLLEQADAVNPVMEKILEDVLLNAFLDLFCHASDEARGRRGNVAVNAYLVKRCQEMVMASTEVPLSILDLCEQLRVSRRTLQNSFQAVTGMRPVEYLRNLRLNAVRRRLISTRAAALNVSEIAVAMGFFHLSHFAAHYRALFGESPSDTPRAPA
- a CDS encoding acetolactate synthase large subunit; amino-acid sequence: MNGAQLIVKAAVASGIEYCFANPGTTEIPLVAAMASAPALKPVLSLFEGVCTGAADGYGRIAGKPAMTLTHLGPGFANGIANLHNARRANTPIVNVIGDHASWHVNYDPPLASDIQALAGSVSGWVRTSRTASAVGEDLQEAVRAAWQAKGQIASLILPMDLQANAVQHESAFTALQAPIRRFAGDRIEAVAQALRDGRRLVFIVGDQGLSVAGLEAAGRLAQLAGVRMFAETFPRMSYRGGGLPDLDRLPYFPEVAIEILDQYDAVVCAGVPEPISYFGYEGIASRLAERDRLLCLAEVGDDVAGALTALADALEAPAHVPTSMGIELPAAEAELTPQSVGQVLAASLPDDSIVSVEGGTCGYPFFTASAQAARHRVLTNTGGAIGQGIPVGFGAAMAERGNKVFCLQSDGSAQYTIQTLWSIAREQLPVVILIAANHRYAILQNELRRFGMTELGPEALSLTVLDRPRIDWKALARGYGLPASTVHTNGELQRALANAKADGGPCLIEMAL
- a CDS encoding alpha/beta fold hydrolase, with protein sequence MSENSQFFTNRSGMRLHYLRWGNPSGVPVLLLHGLRSYAQTWAPLADALGERYCCLALDQRGRGQSDWAEASSYRTDAYVSDLEDWVAHLGLERFVLVGHSLGGTNALEYARLNPGRLHALVIEDIGPGSSIRGEGAERIRREMSQTPLVFPDWDSAAQFWRQSRPGLSDDGLASRLTYSMKQTPEGIVWRHDQKGIAEARLSITPTDLWPAVRALDCPTLFIRGTRSDFLPSATLEAMREANAQVQTAEIADASHYVHDDQSEVFNQVVADYLRGQLLQLQQ
- a CDS encoding 2-keto-4-pentenoate hydratase codes for the protein MRREDDLLVRLHDAGRTAHPLPSLAPEAYDVSAGYALQREALRRRQAVGDRLTGWKVAFAGRAAQERFGIDEPVLGALTDAMALQPGGTVPLARLIQPKLEIELAFVLGRALVPGFYSDEDILAAISEIAPAFEIADCRWQGWRFGVGAFLADNAAAGLYCLGLRVRFTPDQLSQVNYRLECDGAACGEGNVLAREDTPVANLCWLVRRLLADGQCVEAGQVVLSGSLLAPLDIKTAEYRLHMLGMELALFFQR
- a CDS encoding bifunctional 3-(3-hydroxy-phenyl)propionate/3-hydroxycinnamic acid hydroxylase, with the protein product MKQDKTQVVIVGGGPNGITAAHYMGLYGIDCIVLELAEGILPYPRAVGMDDEALRVLQGIGIAELAARDMICNVPLRYYNARGVCFAEVKPSTAHYGWPMRNIFMQQLLEGTLREQLGRHSGVELRQGHEMLELEQDEQGVTLQVRDAQGELYQLQAQYVIGADGGRSSVRKKLGIELLGLTHPRKWVVVDTANDTLDAPYTALHADPQRPFVCIYLPYQQRRWEFMLLEGEDEVLMCEETTIRTLIRGHIGDAVDQLEIIRIRAYTHNSRVAARFVEGRVALVGDAAHISPPWAGQGLNSGLRDVVNVAWKLAAILQRRASPSILGSYDQERRGHATDLIALADNMGAVLGLTNPLMAGVRDWLFQAVNSVDNLRSHLLEFKFKPKATITKGLVYHERAELHEDDLVGQLFIQPAVEDAQGQRRHLDEVLGHSYAVLGYRVNPAAHLGEDTAAYWARWGTRFIQINRSRSGVGRNQPLSASGAICIEDVDNRLGEWFTKVRDCIVVVRPDRFVAAITTPERLDGVLRKLAEQLS
- a CDS encoding aldehyde dehydrogenase family protein encodes the protein MNQIQLLPAVEQFLSQPGRLFIGGTWQDAADGRRFAVENPATEDTLTEVAAGGERDVDAAVAAARVAFTGAWAQHSPAQRGVLLFRLAELLDQHREELAQLITLENGKPIATARGEAASAANIIRYFAGWPTKIEGSTLPVSPASGAPMLNYTLREPVGVCALIVPWNFPLTMCVWKLGPALATGCVAVLKPAEQTPLVAIRLVQLIEAAGFPAGVVNLLTGLGAQTGAPLAQHPDVDKIAFTGSTQVGRLIAQAATGNMKKVSLELGGKSPNIILPDADIVRAAKGAADGIFYNQGQVCTAGSRLYVHASVLDQVLEELQRHAAAHVLGPGLDQASSMGPLVSARQLGTVRGYLQRGQEEGAELICGGDRPAHLERGHFIRPSVFLDRAERACVAREEIFGPVLTVMSWTDIDELVLRANDSPYGLAAGLWTRDLRSAHRVAAQLKAGSVWINCWNVVDPASPFGGYKQSGWGREMSKNVIDAYTETKSVFVDLA